AGGTATGTAGGCAGGACTCAAGCACATGTCAACCAGAACCAAAAACTTTCAACATGACCAACAAGTCGGTCTAGAATGGCAGGAACGctaaaacaaataaaaaacgtGTGAGTGGGACAAGAGGAATGAGGAACAGTATCTAGGTAACTTAGTATAACCACGCGACAAGATGTCATCGTGAACTTGGTGGTCACAAGGAGGCCAAAGCTCGATCATTTGTGTCACTTTGTTTTTGGATGGAACTTGGATTCCCCAGCCGACTTGGCCGTGTATACCACTGTAATAGACACAAGAAGGCAAGGTTCTCTTTAGGTAAGGGACCGTTGAACACGCCGTTTATTCCCGTATGCGGGTGCCGAATCACAAACGGGAGTCCGGGCCTCCCCACACCCCCTGTTCTCTCCGCCGTACGGGTGTCGTGGCATTTGGGACTGCGCCAAGGGAttgcgaaaaaaaatgacGGGGGTGTCAAATGACGTTGCAGTTGACGGAAAGACTGCTACCAAGGAAAGAAGGAGACAaggggacaaaaaaaagtcgcgCGTTGCAAATTGCAACATGTCCAGACGCGACCGCTTTCAGCAACTTTGATTCCAAACCACGTTTTCTGCCGTTTTCTTGCACATGGTGATGAGCTCTGCCTCGATTTTGTTCAATAAGCATCTGCATATTTCGTcggtggccttttttttttgtttcttttttagtCTTCCCCCCTCAGGCAGGCAGTAGGGGCTCAAAAGCTTCCCCGTTGAACGCCCGCCCACGTCGAAGCTAGTCGCCTTGGTCCGCTAGTTTCCGCACCTGCTTTCCAGCCAGGGTACCCCCCGCCAAAGAAAAGTCGACGATCCCCCCATCCACCAGCATCGCATcgacttgtcttttttttatcttctcCAAAGGCTCACACCAACTCCCAAAGCCCGACAAGGACGACGAGCATCAGCAACATACGAATTGTAGAACTCGCCCAAGATGGTCTACGTACGTCAGGAGCAGCTCCCAGCGCTCAAAGAGTACAAGTACTCTGGCGTCGACCACTCGCTGCTGTCCAAATACGTGCTCAAGCCCTTTTACACCAATGTCGTCATCAAAATCTTCCCCATGTCCATGGCGCCGAACCTCATCACCCTGACCGGATTCACCTTTGTCGTCGCGAACCTCCTCACCCTGCTGTGGTACAACCCCACTCTCGACCAGGACTGCCCACCTTGGGTCTACTACAGCTGGGCGCTCGGCTTGTTCTTGTACCAGACCTTTGACGCCGTCGACGGCACGCAGGCGTAAGTTTacgggaaagaaaaaagggggggcgaCAAAGGGATCCCAAAAGTTGGAAAGTATAGAAAATACTGACCACgagcaaaacaaaacagacGTCGTACCCACCAGTCCGGACCGCTCGGCGAGCTCTTTGACCATGGCGTTGACGCCGTCAACACTTCCCTCGAGGTCCTCCTCTTTGCCGGCAGTCAGAACATGGGCCAGAGCTGGTACACTGTTGCCGTGCTCTTTTCATGTATGAAGCTCCCACTGATTCTGCTTGTAGAATCATTTCGTTCCTGCAAAGTAAAGAAGAAGTAGAAAACAACACATAAGCTGACACTCTCCTTTTCACAGCCCTCCTGACCTTCTACGTCCAGACCTGGGATGAGTACCACACCAAGACCCTGACTCTCGGCATCGTCAACGGGCCCGTCGAGGGCGTCCTgaccatcgtcgtcgtcttcatccTGACGGGCTACCTCGGCGGAGCCTCGTTCTGGCAACAACCCATGCTTCCGACCCTCGGCGTTCCCGTCTTCGAGTTCCTCCCCAGCTTCCTGTACAAGCTCTCCTTCACCCAGATCTGGATGGTGCAGGGCACGCTGGTTCTGGTCCACAACACGCTCGAGTCGTGCCGCAATGTGATCAAGGCCCGTCGCGCACAGGGCGACCGCTCCCGCTACGCCCTTGTCGGCCTGCTCCCCTTCTTCGGCACCTGGTCCTGCATCCTGGCGTATCTGTTCCTGCAGCCCAACATCAGGCAGGGCCACCTGGTTCCGTTTGCGCTCTTTGCCGGCATCGTCAACGCCTACTCGGTCGGGCAGATCATCACGGCCCACCTGGTCCACCTCAAGTTCCCCTACACAAACGTCCTGACCTTGCCCCTGGCCTGGGGCGTCGTCGACTCGCTCGGCCCCTGGCTGCTGTCCACTTTTGGCTTCGGCTGGCCCTCGGCCCTCGGCGACGGCGTCTACCAGGTCGCCTTCATGTT
Above is a genomic segment from Pyricularia oryzae 70-15 chromosome 7, whole genome shotgun sequence containing:
- a CDS encoding ethanolaminephosphotransferase, which translates into the protein MVYVRQEQLPALKEYKYSGVDHSLLSKYVLKPFYTNVVIKIFPMSMAPNLITLTGFTFVVANLLTLLWYNPTLDQDCPPWVYYSWALGLFLYQTFDAVDGTQARRTHQSGPLGELFDHGVDAVNTSLEVLLFAGSQNMGQSWYTVAVLFSSLLTFYVQTWDEYHTKTLTLGIVNGPVEGVLTIVVVFILTGYLGGASFWQQPMLPTLGVPVFEFLPSFLYKLSFTQIWMVQGTLVLVHNTLESCRNVIKARRAQGDRSRYALVGLLPFFGTWSCILAYLFLQPNIRQGHLVPFALFAGIVNAYSVGQIITAHLVHLKFPYTNVLTLPLAWGVVDSLGPWLLSTFGFGWPSALGDGVYQVAFMFCLLGMAIGVYGSFVVDVIVTICDYLDIWCLTIKHPYVEGQDNGKKTN